A region of the Nocardia asteroides genome:
TCGGAGTTGCGTCCGAGTCGTAGTCCACCGTTGGTGGTCGTGTCCGTGCGGTGCTCACACCGCCACACAGGTGGGCCTCGACGTTCACGGGACCTATCGCTCGGCGAACATCGTCTGGTTGTAGGTTGTGTTCGCTGATCGCTATTGCTGGTCCATATAAGCAGTGGTGATCGCGGAAGTCGAACAAAAGACACGAAAATATGGACAACGGATGGTTGTTCATGGAGGTGGCGGGTGGACCTGGATCTGGCGGCGCTGCGCGCGTTCGTCGCGGTGGTGGAGCAGGAGCAGTTCGGCCACGCCGCGGCCGTGCTCGGGATCAGTCAGCAGGCGGTGTCCAAGCGCATCGCGAAGCTCGAATCACAGCTCGGTGCGGAGCTTTTCGATCGCGGGCACGGCAGTAGCGTGCCGACCGGCGCCGGTGCGCGATTGCTGCCGTACGCGCGGTCACTGCTGGCGGGCGCCGAGGAGGCGGTGCGGGCCGTTCGTGCGCAGGTGCGGCCGTTGCGGGTGGCGGTGCTGGGGAAACGCGCGGCCGCGACCGAGTTGATGGAGTTCTATCTGGCGCGCCATCCGCGCTGCGACACCGAGATCGTCATCTCGAACGCGATCACGACCTCGCGGGAGGCCTTGCGCAGCGGCCTGGTCGACGCAGCCCTGGCCCGCGCGTACGGCGGACCGGTGACGTTGCCCGGCGACATCGTCGCCGCGCCCGCGTATCTGGAGCCGTTGTATCTGCTGGTGGGTAAGGATCATCCGTTGGCGGGCCGGTCGACGATCGCGTTGCGGGAGATCGCCGGGCATCCGGTGTGGGTGCCGGGGGCGGCCACACCGTCGGAGTGGGCGGATTTCTATCGAGATCTCAGTGCGTTCAGCGGGGTTCCGGTCGACACCAGTGGACCGATGCTGAACTTGGCGCAGCTCGTCGACCGCATCGCGGACTCGTCGTCGCTGACGACCTTCAGCGGAGACGGTGGCCAGACGCCGTGGCATCCCAACCTGCGGCGTCTGATGGTCGTCGATCCCACTCCGGCGTATCCGCTGGCGCTGCTGTGGTCGGCGGGCAACCGGCATCCGGGGCTGCGTCCGTTGATCGAGCACGTCGCGCAGAACTACAACCGGGATATCGCGGCCGCCTGCTGGGTGCCCGAAGCCGATCGGGCGCTGTTCGCCGTGCCGGGCGCCGCGCCCGGCACGGAGTGTCCGCCCCTGCCTCTACCATTCCCCGGGTGACCGGATACGACCCGCTCGACGCCTTCGAGCATCTCGACACCTCGACGTTGCCGCCGCGGCAGCAGCGGATTCTCGCCACAATCCGGGAGTGGGTGCTGCGGCACGGGTATCCGCCGAATACGCGTGAGATCGGTGACGCGGTGGGTCTGCGCTCCACGTCGTCGGTGTCCAAGCATCTGAAGAGCTTGGAGGAGCGGGGTTTTCTGCGGCGCAGCCGGACGGTGTCGCGGCCGATCGATGTGCGGATGTTCCTGCAGGCGGGCGCGCGGCGGGAGACGGCGCAGGATTCGGTGGCGGTGCCGGTGGTCGGCGATATCGCCGCGGGCGCTCCGATTCCGGCCGAGGAGCATGCCGACGAGACGATGACGTTGCCGCGCGAGCTCGTCGGGCGCGGCACGGTGTTCGGCCTGCGGGTGCGTGGTGATTCGATGATCGACGCGGCCATCTGCGACGGTGATCTGGTGGTGGTCCGCCGGCAGCACGAGGCGCATTCCGGGGAGATCGTGGCGGCGATGATCGAGGACGAGGCGACGGTGAAGGTGTACCGGCGGCGCAACGGTCACGTGTACCTGGAGCCGCGCAACCCCGCCTATGAGGTGATCGATGGCGACGAGGCGGTCGTGCTCGGCAAGGTCGTGTCGGTGATGCGGCGGGTCTGACCTCGCCGAACTGTGACGGCGCGATGCCCGGCCCGCGGTGACCGCCGTACCCTGAACGGCATGCTGACATCTTCCGGCGCCGGGCTCGAGCAGCTGGTGCGCTTGCTCGACGGGCGCCGGGTCGTCGCGCTGACCGGTGCCGGGGTCTCGACCGACAGCGGTATCCCCGACTATCGCGGTCCGTCCTCGCCGCCGCGCAACCCGATGACCTACCAGCAGTTCGTCGGCGATCCGGTCTTCAGGCAGCGGTACTGGGCGCGCAACCACGTGGGCTGGCGGCGCATGGACGCCTCGTGCCCCAATTCCGGGCATCGCGCGCTGGCGTGGCTGGAGCGGATGGGCGTGGTCACCGGGCTGATCACCCAGAATGTGGACGTTGTTGTTCCGGCTGGCGTGTGAGTATCTGATCTCGGCGCGGTTGATCCGGCCGGGTCCGGTGACGGTGGTGGAGCGGGTCGCCCACGCCCGCAAGCAGGCTCAGTCCGAGACCTACGACCGGTTGGCGCATGAGTTCACGCCGGAACGGTGTGCCGAGCTGGATGCGTTGCTTGCCACCGACGTGTCGATCGGAATGTCACGGTTGCGGTGGCTGTCGACCGGACCGGTGGAAGCATCGGCGGAAGCGGTGAAGGCCGAAGTCGACAAGCTCGGGTTCTTGCGCGGTCTGGGCGCGGACAGCCTGGACATGTCGGAACAGATGCCGGTGGTGTCAGGCGTTGGCAAAGGCATCGAGTCCAGCACGAAGCTCAACAAGCACAGAAGGGTGATCGAACGGTCGATCGCCTGGCTGTTCGGCTACCACCGCCTGAGCATCCGATACGAGCGCTACGCCAACCACTTCTGCGCCTTCCTCACCCTCGCCGCCGCACTGACCTGCTACAAGAGGCTGGTGCAGGTGAGAGCGACAAAGTGATGTCTAGGGTGTACCCGTGACTGTCACCTGGGACTCTTCGACGCCTGGCCTGCTCGTTCTGCCGTCAGGCCGGATGATACGCGGCCGAGCACTTCGTCGGCCGATGCCGGACGGTCCCGTGCCTGAATTCGGGTTGTACCTGCTCGGAAAACAGCCTCCGGCCGTGGCGTGGTCCAGCAGATGGATTCGGTGGCCCGACTTCTGGTTGCCTTCAGATCGCACCGACGCCCACGGTGCACTGCAGGAGGCGTGGAAGCGAACCGCCGCCGAGCGAGTCGAGGTGGCCTGCAACGGCGGCCACGGCCGAACCGGCACGGCACTCGCATGCATCGCAGTGCTCGACGGCATCCCCGCAAACGAGGCAGTCGCCTACATCCGCACGCACTATTCACCGCGCGCTGTCGAAACACCTTGGCAACGCCGCTTCGTTCAGCGCTTCACGACTTCAGCCGACCACTGACAAACAAGCCTCCACAAACCCGGCCAACTAAATGTCACGACGTGAGACACTCTGAGTCAGTACTGCTCTCCGGTACCGACACCACTGAGTCCGATCCTGTCGACACCTCGCCGGACATCGGGGAGGCCGAGTGTGTGGAGTGGACCCCGCGGTGGCGGCGCAGATCCTGCGGTCCTCGACACCCAGCGGGTACCGGCTGGTGCAGGCCCTGATCGCCGAAGGCGGCAGGATCTCAGAACTGACCGGCGACAGCCTGCTGCGCGTGGCCACACAGTCACTCAACGTCGCGGCCCGGCGGGAAGGCGTCACCCGCGGCCTGCCCGAAGCGGCGGCTGATCCAGGCAATCCGTTACCCGAATCCGCTCACCTCTCCAAGGTGGCCGCCTACTCACTTCCGACCGAGTCGATTCCGGCGTTCACCGCCGCGATCGAGCTCCTGGACGACCTGCACCACCGGCTCCACGAATGACCCGCCGTCATTCCCCGCGAAATGAACGGTGCATGGTGCGGAGGCTCGAGCTGACGCGCGACGACGGATCGACCGAACCGTTGCGCCCGAGGCACTCGATCCTTTCCAGCGCACTGTTGGCGGGTGCCGACCTGCAACGCATGGGCTAGCCAATGGTTCAGCTCCTGCATGAGTCACCGGGTCGGGAAGATGCGGCGGACCGTTGAACCGCACCTCGCCCGCGGAGGGCCGACCCCGCCCCGGATTACCGTGAACCGGTCAGCTCGATCGCGCAGCGGATCGCACTTACTTCGTCGTCATGTCAGGGTGGCCGGAGGTGCAACCTCCTCCGGCCACCCGACACCTGACGACAACCAACAACTGCCGAATGGCGTTTTCCGGTGAGGTGGGGAGGGCGGGTGATCGCCATGCGACGAAGTGGTCGGGACGCACGAGAAACGCTCCGTTTGGTCCGATGCCCGCGATATCAGTGAACGTGGCAATGTCGCCGTCGATGTGGCGAACTCGCAATGCTGGCAGACCATTCGGGTTTTCGTTCGAGGCGACGATGCCACCGGGAAGGGAAAACCTTGTGGCATCGTCGATTGCCGCAACCGCAGGGACGGGGGTCGAGCCGCCGACATCACGGTGGCCGGCATCTGTGGCGGGCTGCTGCGGCATCTGCACCGTCTCGTGCGGTTTTATTTATTGCTGAGCTCGAAGTGGCCGTGGTCCGCGTAAATGTGCCGCGGCATATCTGGTCCGGCCGCAGCGAGTTGCGCCATCTTCTCGCGGAACTCCGGATCTTGATTGTCACCTGCGCTTATGGACATGTCGACATCGGCCAGCCATCGAGGCACCGTCGCGAACCGGTCCACTACCTGGCTGTCGAGGTGCCAGACGAGGGTCACGGTGGTACCGGTCTCCTCGTACCAGCCCAGAAACTCGACGTTGTCTGCCAGTCGACGGTACGTAGGTTTCTGGATGGCGTGACGCCCCTTGTGAGGACCCTCGGTCAGCGTGTAGTCGATAAAACCGGCACCAGTGATCCAGGGATCGAATTCCCAACCGTTGGGCAAGTACAGGTGCAAGCGTTGTCCGACGATAGATTTCAGCATTCGACAGTCCGGGTCGGCCGTGAAGCCAATCCCGATCCCCCTTTCAAGTGAGTTCCTGCGAACGATATTCGATGATCATCATCGCATAGGGCCGGAGACCTTGGTTGTAGATTGAGCGAAGCTTCGGTGTCGGCTGCATTGTGGCACAAAAGATTCCAGGGCATGGCTGCGGTGTTGGCGACTCGCGATTCGCACACGCGGAAGAGGACCTACGGCGGCTTCGATGCTCACTGAGGTGATCTCACCAAGGTAGGCGACAGATTCCGACTCGTCCGGATCACGACAGAAACATCGGGGCCGGCTCCGGCCGCGGTGGCCAACCGGGAGCCAGAATCCGACCACCACTCGCGGCCACCGCCACCGCACCCGGCGTCACCGCGCCAAGTTCGGCGAACCGCTCGGCGACCACGACCACGGCCCACTCAACCGCAGCCAGCGCATCCGCCCACGCCGATCCGGCTGCCTTCGGCACCCTCACATCAACCTCCCGCCGCCACGGCGAACCGGACGAATTCCGCCCGCACTACCTCCAGACGACCAGACACTGGCCGCACAACGCCGAGCACGCGGCACCCCTGCGGCAACCGGGCGCTGACCTGCTGGAAACAGGTGTTGATGCTGTTGGCATGGTTCCGCAAACACGAAGATATCGCGGTGCTCGGCGCGGCATTCGGCATCAGCCGTGCCACCTCCGACCGCTACCACCACCACGACGGCATCACCGCCCTCGCGGCCCAAGCCCCCGACCTGCACGAAGCCCTGTACCGTGCTCACGAGGAAGGTCTCACGCACCTGATCCTTGGACGGGAAGGTCTTCGGCGCCGACCGCTGCGGCGAGAAGACCACCACAGTCAAAGGCGAGCAGATCGACGTGTGGTACTCCGGCAAAGCCCACAGTCCCGGTGGCAACGTCCAAGCCGTCTCGGCGCCAACCGGATTGCCGCTGTGGGTTCCCCGACGTCGGACCCGCCTCGGTGCACGACCTGGTTGCCGCCGCCCGCGACCACGTCCCCCGCGTTGTACTGGGCAGCGGCACATCCTGGACCTGCCGACCCTGGCCGAGCGCGGCTACGAAGGTGCCGGGATCGGCATACACACCCCGATCAAGCAACCCGCCGATGGCCGAGCCCTCGCCCCCAGGGAAACCGCACCTACAACGCGCTGCTCCGTGGGCTGCGCTCCCTGGGCGAGCGCGGCTTCGCCGTGCTCGTCGGCCCGCTGGCGCGCCCTGCGTCTCATTTCACGTGCAGCCCCGAAAGAATCGGCACCGTCGTCGAAGCCGCACTCGTTCTCACCCATTTCGAATACCGGCGCGTCAGCCGAAAGTTGATGAGATCACTTCACTGGGGGACAGGCATCGCTGGCAGTTGCTCGAAAACGACCGGAAGTGCCTCCAGTGCCCGGTGGAAGGGTCCCGGCCGCCAGACCAATTCATCTACGGGCACGGCTGGCGTCATGTCAGGCACCGCGGTGCACAACTGATCGACAGCATGCTGCGCGATCTCGTAGGCCAAGGTTTTTGCTGGGCAGCCGTGTGGTCCGCCGCCAAACGCCACATGTGCCCGGTTGCCGATGTGACTGCCGCCGGGGTCGGCGGCCACGCGGATCGCAGGGTCGTTGTTGCAGGCAGCGAGGCTGACGACGATCGGCTGGTGTGCCTCCAAAAAGATTCCGTCGACCATGACCGGTCGACTCGGATATCTGAAGCAGAAGTTCGCCATCGGCGGGTCGATGAACAAGACCTCGTCGAGGGCGGTCATAGTCGACAAACTCCGACCGTAGTCACCGCCGAACGCCCCGTACCGAGTGTCGGTGAGCATCCGCAACAGTGTGTTAGTGATCAGATTGCGTTCCAGTTCGAAACCGGCACCATAAAAACTCATCAGCTGAGCGAATACCTCAATGTTGTCGAGCGCGCTGGGGTGGGTCACCAGTCGCGAGGTTGCGTCCTTGTCAGGGTCGGGGTTTGCGCGCTTGAGCGCAATCAACTCCATCAGTGCGTCTTTGATCATCGTCATGCCCTGCTGAGCTGTGAGCGTGCTGCGCTGATCGAAACGTGCCGCCATACCGGTTGCGACCCGTTCCCCGATCTCCGCCGGACAACCGCATATCCGGTTGATGACGTCCAAGACCAAATGGAATGCGTAGTCAGCCATCAGATCGGCTGAACCGCGGCCACAGAACTTGTTGATCAGCGGGATAGCGATGTCCTCGACCAGCGCGCTTATGTTGTACAGGTCGACTCCGTCGATGCTCGCTACGGAGGCACCTCGATAGCGGTCGTGTGCGGCACCGCTGTTGTACCGCGCCGCGGGGAACCAGGCCATCATCGCCAGGACGGGTGTGTCCTGCGGAACGGTGGGCTGCCATTGTCGCGGATCTGACGGGAAGTGGTCGGGATCGTTGAGAATTTTCACCGCGGTCGTGTGGCTTATCACCAGCGTGGCCGGTACTTTCGGCGCCAGGTCGACCGGAACTAGCGAAGTATAACGGCGCCGCATCTCAGCATAGGCACGGTGCGGGTCGGCGGCGAAGTCGGGGTCGTACATCCGAAACCGCTCGGGTGCTTGGTGGAGGGGGGCGGTCGGGTGGGCCGGGGACGACTGCGAGGTCAAAACGTGGCTCCAAGTGGATTGAGTTAGGACGTGGATCGCGATGACGGATACAGACTCGAATTACGTTCACCGATTGGAAGTAACAGGCTCCTGTTCGGTGCCGGCATCGGCGACGACTTTTCTCTTCTGCGTTCATGCACGGGTCGATAGGCCGACGGGTAGCATTGAATCGCGCGTTTCATCGTGGACGCAGACCATCGCGGTGAGCGGTGGTGTCCATGAAATCGCCTCAGCGACATACTGATTCATGCGCGCGTGCCTCTCGTCAGGTCGGTCCAGAACTATAGTCCCCGCGATGAAGTTCGCAATCCCTGGTGCCTGCGGGCCGGCCGAGCCGACATAGCCCCGGGAGGGCGCACGCGGTCGCGAGGCGCGTCGAGCCTCGCCGCGATCCCGAGAGCGGGCTCGCGCGTAGGTCGTCGCTTCGCATGAGCAGGTCCGGGAACGAAGTTGTCCAGCAGCCACCCGGCTCCGCGCCCGAATCCATCGATGCAATCTTTGCTCGGCGTTGAGCTCGCTTTCGTCGGTTCCCTCGTACAGCGCCGGATCTTGCAGAGCTGGCAGACACGCCTTCACCGCCGTGAGGCGGCGAGAAAGCTCATCCGGATCCAGAGCCTCTGGGCGACGGGTGCGCGGGAGTAGCGACAGTAGACTGCGGCGGTACCTGTCCCTGTTGGACGGAGGATGTTGCCGTGAGCTGGAAGCCGATTCCGTGGATGTGGCCGGGTTCATGACAGGTTTTTCTCCGGGGGCGCGGATGGGGGTTTGTGAGCGAGAGGGTGTGGCTCCCTGGTCAGGACTGACAGGGCGTAGGCCACCACTTCGATGGTCGCGCGGGTATAGATCAAGGTGACATTGTCGGAGTGGTTGCTGGCGTGTCCGGCATATGCCTTCGCGACGGCGTGGCCGAAATTGCGCTCTACCCATGTCAAGGTGGTGTGGCGCAGCCAGTGGCAGGTGATTCCTTGCTGCTTGACCCACGGCAGCTGCTTGCCGATCTGACTCCAAATGGTGGTGAAGCGCATTGTGCTGATCGGATCGCCGTTTCGGTAGCGCAGGAGTCTTTCGTGGGCGTTAACGGGAATCGGCCTGCCGTTTTGCGCTAGGAGATTGGTGGGATCTCGAGGCTGTACGCGTGAATCGTGATGGTCCACAAGTGCGCGCATGAGTGTCGGCGACACGGGTTGCCACCGCTCGGTATTGCCTTTTTCACGCAGTAGGATCAGGCATTGGTGCTCGTCCAGATCCTGCTTCCTAAGTGCCAGGATGCCGGCCCGCCGACATGCGGTTTC
Encoded here:
- a CDS encoding cytochrome P450 — protein: MTSQSSPAHPTAPLHQAPERFRMYDPDFAADPHRAYAEMRRRYTSLVPVDLAPKVPATLVISHTTAVKILNDPDHFPSDPRQWQPTVPQDTPVLAMMAWFPAARYNSGAAHDRYRGASVASIDGVDLYNISALVEDIAIPLINKFCGRGSADLMADYAFHLVLDVINRICGCPAEIGERVATGMAARFDQRSTLTAQQGMTMIKDALMELIALKRANPDPDKDATSRLVTHPSALDNIEVFAQLMSFYGAGFELERNLITNTLLRMLTDTRYGAFGGDYGRSLSTMTALDEVLFIDPPMANFCFRYPSRPVMVDGIFLEAHQPIVVSLAACNNDPAIRVAADPGGSHIGNRAHVAFGGGPHGCPAKTLAYEIAQHAVDQLCTAVPDMTPAVPVDELVWRPGPFHRALEALPVVFEQLPAMPVPQ
- a CDS encoding LysR family transcriptional regulator — encoded protein: MWTTDGCSWRWRVDLDLAALRAFVAVVEQEQFGHAAAVLGISQQAVSKRIAKLESQLGAELFDRGHGSSVPTGAGARLLPYARSLLAGAEEAVRAVRAQVRPLRVAVLGKRAAATELMEFYLARHPRCDTEIVISNAITTSREALRSGLVDAALARAYGGPVTLPGDIVAAPAYLEPLYLLVGKDHPLAGRSTIALREIAGHPVWVPGAATPSEWADFYRDLSAFSGVPVDTSGPMLNLAQLVDRIADSSSLTTFSGDGGQTPWHPNLRRLMVVDPTPAYPLALLWSAGNRHPGLRPLIEHVAQNYNRDIAAACWVPEADRALFAVPGAAPGTECPPLPLPFPG
- a CDS encoding site-specific integrase, producing MCTETACRRAGILALRKQDLDEHQCLILLREKGNTERWQPVSPTLMRALVDHHDSRVQPRDPTNLLAQNGRPIPVNAHERLLRYRNGDPISTMRFTTIWSQIGKQLPWVKQQGITCHWLRHTTLTWVERNFGHAVAKAYAGHASNHSDNVTLIYTRATIEVVAYALSVLTREPHPLAHKPPSAPPEKNLS
- a CDS encoding transposase, with the protein product MPVVSGVGKGIESSTKLNKHRRVIERSIAWLFGYHRLSIRYERYANHFCAFLTLAAALTCYKRLVQVRATK
- a CDS encoding phenolic acid decarboxylase, producing MLKSIVGQRLHLYLPNGWEFDPWITGAGFIDYTLTEGPHKGRHAIQKPTYRRLADNVEFLGWYEETGTTVTLVWHLDSQVVDRFATVPRWLADVDMSISAGDNQDPEFREKMAQLAAAGPDMPRHIYADHGHFELSNK
- the lexA gene encoding transcriptional repressor LexA; this translates as MTGYDPLDAFEHLDTSTLPPRQQRILATIREWVLRHGYPPNTREIGDAVGLRSTSSVSKHLKSLEERGFLRRSRTVSRPIDVRMFLQAGARRETAQDSVAVPVVGDIAAGAPIPAEEHADETMTLPRELVGRGTVFGLRVRGDSMIDAAICDGDLVVVRRQHEAHSGEIVAAMIEDEATVKVYRRRNGHVYLEPRNPAYEVIDGDEAVVLGKVVSVMRRV